A single region of the Calonectris borealis chromosome 21, bCalBor7.hap1.2, whole genome shotgun sequence genome encodes:
- the LAMC3 gene encoding laminin subunit gamma-3, translating to MPSGGGSESGQASPSMARPPGLCLLALLGLGLGTGGSPACRDPQGQPRRCMPVFENAAFGRAVQATNTCGSPPEDYCLQMGARHASTLCHRCDATDPQHHHNASFLTDFHSQEESTWWQSQSMAFGIQHPNSVNITLHLGKAYEITYVRLKFHTSRPESFAIYKRSRAEGPWVPFQYYSASCEKTYGKRQRHYLQPGEDEQVAFCTDEFSDISPLSGGNVAFSTLEGRPSAYNFDGSPALQEWVTVTDLLISLNRLNTFGDDIFKDPKVLQSYYYAISDFSVGGRCKCNGHASECAPDEAGQLVCVCQHNTAGTDCERCQPFYQDRPWARGTAEAANECLPCNCSGRSEECFYDRELYRRSGHGGHCRNCRDNTAGPHCERCQQNHYRWEQQAACQPCHCHPAGSLQPQCDSSGTCLCKANVTGWKCERCKDGYHSLSEGGCRPCACDPAGSVGTCDPNTGHCTCKERVEGHLCNRCQPGWFDLQPHNPAGCTSCFCYGHSTACTAADGYEVTHVRSDFSQGLEGWAAAAPGAAELPLRWADGEIVTEWDGEEPVDFLAPEKFLQNQRLSYGQLLSLLLGAEANGTGMETGVPLLRVQLVLEGEGMEITMSSSESQPQRGKQAVTFRLHEAEEGAEPLLSAFSFQRLLSNLTALHLRVSRGPVQGRLSLSEVQLTSARPGPGARAGWVEECTCPPGYTGQFCQSCAPGFKREIPFGGSFVSCVPCACNQHGDCHPLAGHCRCLHNTEGPSCERCSPGFYGNPFVGRFDDCKPCPCPGHSPCTEVPGSGEVVCTHCPPGQRGKRCELCDDGYFGDPLGQRGPVHPCIPCQCHGNVDLNAVGNCDPVSGRCLRCLYNTTGEHCERCRPGFYGDALAPNPAGKCAPCDCNPDGSVPGLEGCDPGTGQCHCLPHVMGRACGLCQPGYYGLQPAVGCKSCECHSTGSQESGCHALTGQCSCQPGVTGKRCDRCRHGFFGFSARGCRACNCSPLGSVTPQCHENSTCLCRPGFVGYKCDRCQANFFPDPPSSRCQQCPACYGLVKDEADRLKARLQEMEEWLQKPGCDARPDQSPMLGDAPRGDGLPSPHLLQGARAALSAQVGRLAEALGTARGRLSNTSRATGCSSHGPAKTCVLLSEIGAVLQSAQREILHAADTVATMEIPQEIPQQPTNWSRRALEARELAESHKDAAAQVEAVVGRALRASNASSELLRSLLEGNATWEVQRELEAGYEEIQRAQEELGAGVAEVAVEARRAFAAVQQANADMAEKLLQVAALAQQALPAQAGALAQDLAVLEQAVEAQEPSAQQAIEASHALAAGLRQELQRTHGFQQLRDRAGSAHSMATSAVSHGKAVLSDAESLLASLEGMRKVLRHRKGQAALSRRMTLVRDRAMVEAQRKIKQAEKTLGNSLSISTAARRMAGEAEQVSGESAKKAVAVLQESKQARKHASQLATRANETRRELSRQKRVAEKLKGDLEEAHQVGREVSKMAKSLQEARGSLISDIETLNDLLSSLGNLEQAAQVEAVLSAGQLQLERLWLRLAAPGTLAGQLSLLRQEAARQQEKIQAFESDLAEIRADKQNLEDILRSLPEGCSKWQ from the exons ATGCCATCCGGAGGAGGCTCAGAGTCCGGCCAGGCGAGCCCCAGCATGGCACGGCCTCCCGGGCTCtgcctgctggccctgctgggactggggctggggacggggggcTCACCTGCCTGCCGGGACCCCCAGGGCCAGCCCCGCCGCTGCATGCCCGTTTTTGAGAACGCCGCCTTCGGCCGGGCCGTCCAGGCCACCAACACATGCGGTTCACCCCCCGAGGACTACTGCCTGCAGATGGGTGCCCGCCACGCCAGCACCCTGTGCCACCGCTGCGATGCCACCGACCCCCAGCACCACCACAACGCCTCCTTCCTCACCGACTTCCACAGCCAGGAGGAGAGCACCTGGTGGCAGAGCCAGTCCATGGCCTTCGGCATCCAGCACCCCAACTCCGTCAACATCACCCTCCACCTGG GCAAAGCCTACGAGATCACCTACGTGCGGCTGAAGTTTCACACCAgtcgccccgagagcttcgccatTTACAAGCGCAGCCGCGCCGAGGGGCCCTGGGTGCCCTTCCAGTACTACAGCGCGTCCTGCGAGAAGACCTACGGGAAGCGGCAGCGGCATTACCTGCAGCCGGGGGAGGACGAGCAAGTGGCCTTCTGCACCGACGAATTCAGCGACATCTCCCCGCTGAGCGGGGGCAACGTGGCCTTCTCCACCCTCGAGGGACGGCCCAGCGCCTACAATTTTGACGGGAGCCCCGCGCTGCAG GAGTGGGTGACCGTCACCGACCTGCTCATCTCCTTGAACCGGCTCAACACATTCGGGGATGACATCTTCAAGGACCCCAAGGTGCTGCAGTCGTACTACTACGCCATCTCCGACTTCTCCGTCGGTGGCAG GTGCAAATGCAACGGCCACGCCAGCGAGTGCGCGCCGGACGAGGCTGGGCAGCTGGTCTGCGTGTGCCAGCACAACACGGCCGGCACCGACTGCGAGCGCTGCCAGCCCTTCTACCAGGACCGGCCCTGGGCTCGCGGCACCGCCGAGGCCGCCAACGAGTGTCTCC cttgcAACTGCAGCGGCCGCTCAGAGGAGTGCTTCTACGACCGGGAGCTGTACCGTCGCAGCGGGCACGGGGGCCACTGCCGTAACTGCCGTGACAACACGGCCGGGCCCCACTGCGAGCGGTGCCAGCAGAACCACTACcgctgggagcagcaggcagcctgccagccctgccactgcCACCCCGCAG gctccctgcagccccagtgcGACAGCTCGGGGACCTGCCTCTGCAAAGCCAACGTGACGGGCTGGAAGTGCGAGCGCTGCAAGGACGGCTACCACAGCCTCAGCGAAGGCGGCTGCAG ACCCTGCGCCTGCGACCCCGCGGGCAGCGTGGGCACCTGCGACCCCAACACGGGGCATTGCACCTGCAAGGAGAGGGTGGAGGGGCACTTGTGCAACAG GTGCCAGCCAGGCTGGTTTGACCTGCAGCCCCACAACCCTGCCGGCTGCACCAGCTGCTTCTGCTACGGCCACTCCACTGCCTGCACGGCGGCAGACGGCTACGAGGTGACCCACGTCCGCTCCGACTTCAGCCAAG GGCTGGAGGGCTGGGCTGCCGCAGCTCCGGGCGCCGCGGAGCTGCCTCTGCGTTGGGCTGACGGGGAGATTGTCACCGAGTGGGATGGAGAGGAGCCGGTGGATTTTCTTGCACCAG AGAAGTTTCTGCAGAACCAGCGTCTCAGTTACGGGCagctcctgtccctgctgctgggagcagaagCGAACGGGACAGGGATGGAGACCGGGGTGCCCCTGCTCCGGGtccagctggtgctggagggCGAGGGGATGGAGATCACCATGTCCAGCAGCGAGAGCCAGCCCCAGCGCGGAAAGCAGGCTGTCACCTTCAG GCTTCACGAGGCAGAGGAGGGTGCGGAGCCTTTGCTGTCGGCCTTCAGCTTCCAGCGCCTGCTCTCCAACCTGACTGCCCTCCACCTCCGCGTGAGCCGTGGCCCCGTGCAAG GCAGGCTGTCCCTGAGCGAGGTCCAGCTCACGTCCGCTCGCCCCGGGCCGGGAGCACGGGCGGGCTGGGTGGAGGAGTGCACGTGTCCCCCGGGCTACACCGGCCAGTTCTGCCAGTCCTGCGCACCCGGCTTCAAGCGGGAGATCCCCTTCGGCGGCTCCTTCGTCAGCTGCGTGCCCTGCGCCTGCAACCAGCACGGGGACTGCCACCCCCTCGCAG GGCACTGCCGGTGCTTGCACAATACAGAAGGTCCCTCCTGCGAGCGCTGCAGCCCCGGGTTTTATGGCAACCCCTTCGTAGGGCGCTTCGATGACTGCAAGCCGTGCCCCTGCCCCGGCCACTCGCCCTGCACCGAGGTGCCTGGCAGCGGGGAGGTGGTCTGCACCCACTGCCCCCCCGGGCAGAGAG GGAAACGCTGCGAGCTCTGCGACGATGGGtattttggggaccccctggggcagaggggccccgtgcatccctgcatcccctgcCAGTGTCACGGGAACGTGGATCTCAACGCTGTGGGGAACTGTGACCCCGTGTCCGGCCGGTGCCTGCGCTGCCTGTACAACACGACGGGCGAGCACTGCGAGAGGTGTCGGCCGGGCTTCTACGGGGACGCGCTGGCTCCCAACCCTGCCGGGAAGTGTGCAC CTTGTGATTGCAACCCCGACGGCTCAGTCCCGGGGCTGGAGGGCTGCGATCCCGGCACGGGCCAGTGCCACTGCCTCCCACATGTGATGGGCAGAGCCTGTGGGCTCTGCCAGCCCGGCTACTATGGCCTGCAGCCCGCCGTGGGGTGCAAGAG CTGCGAGTGCCACTCGACGGGGTCGCAGGAGAGCGGGTGCCATGCACTGACGGGGCAGTGCTCCTGCCAGCCGGGTGTCACGGGGAAGCGATGCGACCGATGCCGCCACGGCTTCTTCGGCTTCTcggccaggggctgcagag CCTGCAACTGCTCCCCGCTGGGCTCCGTCACCCCGCAGTGCCATGAGAACAGCACCTGCCTCTGCCGCCCCGGCTTCGTGGGCTACAAGTGTGACCGGTGCCAGGCAAACTTCTTCCCTGACCCGCCGAGCTCCCGCTGCCAGCAGTGCCCTGCCTGCTACGGGCTGGTGAAGGACGAG GCCGACCGGCTGAAGGCCAGGCTGCAGGAGATGGAGGAATGGCTGCAAAAACCAGGCTGCGACGCCCGCCCGGACCAGTCCCCCATGCTGGGAGATGCACCCCGGGGAGACGGGCTGCCCAGCCCTCACCTCCTGCAAG GTGCCCGGGCTGCCCTCTCGGCGCAGGTGGGGCGGCTGGCAGAGGCGCTGGGCACTGCGCGGGGCCGTCTCAGCAACACCAGCCGGGCCACCGGCTGCTCCAGCCATGGACCGGCCAAGACCTGCGTCCTGCTGTCAGAGATCGGGGCCGTGCTGCAGTCGGCGCAGCGGGAGATCCTGCATGCTGCGGACACCGTGGCTACCATG GAGATTCCCCAGGAAATCCCTCAGCAGCCCACAAACTGGAGCCGCCGGGCACTGGAGGCGCGGGAGCTGGCCGAGAG CCACAAGGACGCCGCGGCGCAGGTGGAGGCGGTGGTCGGGAGAGCGCTGCGAGCCTCCAACGCCAGCTCCGAGCTCCTGCGGAGCCTGCTGGAGGGGAATGCAACGTGGGAGGTGCAGCGTGAGCTGGAGGCCGG GTATGAGGAAATCCAGCGGGCGCAGGAAGAGCTGGGCGCTGGCGTGGCGGAGGTGGCAGTGGAAGCCAGGAGAGCTTTCGCAGCCGTGCAGCAGGCAAACGCAGACATGGCCGAGAAACTTCTGCAGGTGGCTGCACTGGCGCAG CAGGCGCTGCCGGCGCAGGCTGGAGCCCTGGCACAGGACCTGGCAGTGCTGGAGCAGGCAGTGGAGGCACAGGAGCCATCGGCTCAGCAGGCCATCGAGGCATCCCACGCTCTGGCAGCCGGATTgcgccaggagctgcagaggacTCACGGCTTCCAGCAG ctgcgggACCGGGCTGGCTCTGCCCACAGCATGGCCACCTCCGCCGTCTCGCATGGAAAAGCTGTGCTCTCTGATGCGGAGTCCCTCCTGGCCAGCTTGGAAG GCATGAGGAAGGTGCTGAGGCATCGGAAGGGCCAGGCTGCCCTGAGCAGGAGGATGACACTTGTGCGGGACAGGGCGATGGTGGAGGCCCAGAGGAAGATTAAACAGGCAGAGAAGACGCTGGGAAACTCCTTGTCCATCTCCACCGCAGCCCGGAGGATGGCTGGCGAGGCTGAGCAAGTCTCTGGGGAGAGTGCCAAG AAGGCAGTGGCTGTGCTGCAGGAGAGCAAGCAGGCCCGCAAGCACGCCAGCCAGCTTGCCACACGTGCCAATGAGACCCGGCGGGAGCTCTCCCGGCAGAAGCGTGTGGCTGAGAAGCTCAAGGGGGACCTGGAGGAAGCACACCAG GTGGGGAGAGAGGTGAGCAAGATGGCAAAAAGTCTCCAGGAAGCCCGGGGCTCGCTCATCTCAGACATCGAGACCCTGAACGACCTGCTGAGCAGCCTAG GCAACCTGGAGCAGGCTGCGCAGGTGGAGGcggtgctgagcgctgggcagctgcagctggagcggCTGTGGCTGCGCCTGGCCGCGCCGGGCACCCTGGCTGGCCAGCTCAGCCTGCTGCGGCAGGAGGCGGCGCGGCAGCAGGAGAAGATCCAGGCGTTCGAGAGCGACTTGGCTGAGATCCGGGCTGACAAGCAGAACCTGGAGGACATTTTGCGGAGCCTCCCTGAGGGCTGCTCAAAGTGGCAGTGA